Within the Fervidobacterium gondwanense DSM 13020 genome, the region ATACGGAACTTAAGAAGGAAAATGAAAAGCTCTGGAATGAGCTCAATAGAGCTATTGAGAAGATAAGTGAGTTGGAGCGCGAAAAGAATCATCTGGAAAGTTTGCTCAGGAACAATGAGGAAATAATAAACAAATTGGTCGTCAGGGTTAAAGACCTGATGAGGATATTGGAAGTGAGCGAACATGAGGAAAGTTAAAATATCGGTTTTTGGAAAAGACTATGAGTTCGCCACTGACGGTTCTGATGAATTGATAGATTATGTACAAAAGAGGCTCAGAGAACTTCAAGTGACTTATAGATCACTTTACGAAGAAATTCCTTTTGATGAACTCTTGGTGTTAATCGTCTGTGACCTGCTTGAACAAGAATACAACTCACAAAGACAAATTGACGAACTATACATGCGAGTAAAAGAAAAAATAAAGCTTCTGGAGGGAAGATAAGATAGATGACTATTGGATTGTTTGACTCAGGAATTGGTGGTCTCTCGGTTTTAAAAAAGCTAATTGAGACGCTACCGGCCCATTATATTTACGTAGCGGATACCCTTCGTGCCCCATACGGTACGAAATCAAAAGAGACAATAGAAACTTTTAGCCGTGAAATAATCGGCTTTTTGGTGGAACGAAAAGTCGAGCGGATATTTGCCGCTTGTAATACGTCTGACTCAACGTTAGCAAAATACAGGCACGCGTTCAAAATACCATACCACAGTATAATACAAGCTGGCGTTAACGCATCTAAATATGACCGCGTTGCAGTCATAGGTACTCACACAACAGTTCAAAGTGGCATCTACAAACATGCATTGGAAGAGAGAGGCAAAAAGGTATCGCAAAGACCAGCTCAGTTGTTCGTATCTCTCGTTGAAGAAGGTATCTTTTATGGAAATATGGTAGAGGCTGTTGTAAAGTTCTATCTTGAACCTTTCAGAAGATTTAAACCTGATGAGCTAATTTTGGGCTGTACGCATTTTCCTTTCTTGAAAGACATAATATCAAGGGTTATGGAAAATGTTAGGATCATAGATCCTGCCGATGAGATGGTGAGAGAAGTGATACATCTTGTCGGAAGTGGAAAACCTTTCGTAGAATTTTATGTTACTGGAAACCCTGAGGAGTTTGAAAAGAAATTGAAGAAAATAGGGTTCAGGCACCCATACCAAGTCAAACACTTAGAGGTGTCTCAACTTGAACAGAAGGTGATCTACTTTGAAAGAGCTTGTGATATTGACAGGGTACTCGGGAGCGGGTAAGTCAACAGCAGCAGGGCTTCTTGAAGATCTTGGATTCTTTTGCATAGATAATCTTCCGCCAGAGGTCGCTTATCAAGTTGCAAGCATTGTACTCCCGAGTGTAGAGAAGCTTGCAATAGTTATTGACGTAAGGGGATACATGTTCGGAAATGTTATCAAAGCGATAAAAGATGTAAAAGAGAGATTTCCATTTACGAAAATCGTTTTCTTAACAACAAAGAAGGAAATCCTTATTCAGCGTTTTGCGCACACCAGGCGTTCTCACCCACTTTCTAAACAGACAACTTCCATATCCGAGGCAATAGATCTGGAAACTGAAATGATGAAGGATGTTTTCGACATCGCTGATATCTTGATAGATACTTCTCAACTCAACCCCCACCAACTTCGTGAAAAGCTTACAATGTTGCTCGAAAGTAAACAACCAACTGGTTTTACTGTTCACGTGATAAGCTTTGGTTTTAAATACGGCATACCGTTGGATGCCGATTTTGTTTTTGACGCAAGATTTTTCCCAAATCCCTTCTATATTCAAGAACTTCGCTCAAAAGATGGACGCAACGAGGAAGTGAAAGAATTTCTAAGGAACGTCGACGGGGTAAACGAATATGTAGAGAAGATCAGAAGCATCTTAGAATTTGCTATAGCTCGCTACAGAACTGAAGGCAGAAAAGAAATCACAGTTGCCGTAGGCTGTACGGGAGGACGCCACAGGTCTGTATACTTTGCTGAAGAATTATCAAAAGTCTTTGAAAATGCGGGATACGAAACAACGGTTGAGCATAGGGATGTGGCTCTCGGATGAAAGTAGTAGCAGTTGGTGGAGGCACAGGACTCTCCACGCTTTTAAGAGGGCTCAAGAATTTTGATTGTAATCTAACCGCAGTTGTCACTATAACTGACGAAGGCGGAAGCTCAGGAATACTGCGCGAAGAACTAAACGTCCCACCGCCTGGTGATATAAGAAATAACCTTGTAGCTTTGGCAAGTTCTGAAAATATCCTTAGCGCAGTTTTGAACTACAGATTTGAAAACGGATCGCTGGCGGGTCATACTGTCGGAAATATATTGTTAGCCGCTTTAACAAAGATGACCGGTAGCTTTACCGAAGCCATTTCAAAAGTATCAGACATTTTGGCAATTAAAGGAAAGGTCTTGCCAGTCTCGTTAAAAATGGCAAGGCTTTTAGCGATATTTGAAGATGGTGAAGAAATTTGCGGTGAGACAAATATAGTAGAATATTGCAAAAGCTCAAGAAAGAGAATAAGAAAATTGACACTCGAAAACCCGGTTGAAATCAATCCCGAAGTTGAACATGCAATTGTTGAAAGTGATGCGATTATTTTTGGACCGG harbors:
- the rapZ gene encoding RNase adapter RapZ, which encodes MKELVILTGYSGAGKSTAAGLLEDLGFFCIDNLPPEVAYQVASIVLPSVEKLAIVIDVRGYMFGNVIKAIKDVKERFPFTKIVFLTTKKEILIQRFAHTRRSHPLSKQTTSISEAIDLETEMMKDVFDIADILIDTSQLNPHQLREKLTMLLESKQPTGFTVHVISFGFKYGIPLDADFVFDARFFPNPFYIQELRSKDGRNEEVKEFLRNVDGVNEYVEKIRSILEFAIARYRTEGRKEITVAVGCTGGRHRSVYFAEELSKVFENAGYETTVEHRDVALG
- a CDS encoding gluconeogenesis factor YvcK family protein — encoded protein: MKVVAVGGGTGLSTLLRGLKNFDCNLTAVVTITDEGGSSGILREELNVPPPGDIRNNLVALASSENILSAVLNYRFENGSLAGHTVGNILLAALTKMTGSFTEAISKVSDILAIKGKVLPVSLKMARLLAIFEDGEEICGETNIVEYCKSSRKRIRKLTLENPVEINPEVEHAIVESDAIIFGPGSLYTSIIANFVVDGFSNAVKKSKALKIYVSNIMTQPGETEGYTLKDHVYEIERYLGTNLNYIIHSLPPESNVLERYAQKSSYPVKIDIDDTRLVVGHFSRVLYETEHRIRHDSFAVANAIFNLLTSKIENIDKAQSEVTM
- the murI gene encoding glutamate racemase; protein product: MTIGLFDSGIGGLSVLKKLIETLPAHYIYVADTLRAPYGTKSKETIETFSREIIGFLVERKVERIFAACNTSDSTLAKYRHAFKIPYHSIIQAGVNASKYDRVAVIGTHTTVQSGIYKHALEERGKKVSQRPAQLFVSLVEEGIFYGNMVEAVVKFYLEPFRRFKPDELILGCTHFPFLKDIISRVMENVRIIDPADEMVREVIHLVGSGKPFVEFYVTGNPEEFEKKLKKIGFRHPYQVKHLEVSQLEQKVIYFERACDIDRVLGSG
- a CDS encoding cell division protein ZapA, whose amino-acid sequence is MRKVKISVFGKDYEFATDGSDELIDYVQKRLRELQVTYRSLYEEIPFDELLVLIVCDLLEQEYNSQRQIDELYMRVKEKIKLLEGR